The DNA window TCCCCCCCATATCGCAGGCCCCGCACCAGCTATCACCGGCGGGGCAACTTCCAACCTCCATCATTCGTGGGTAGCCCGTGCCCTTGTTCTCATTGTTGCAGCACTTCAGCGGGTTCCATTCAGGTCCCCACGGATAGCGCAGGCCCTGCTGTCCTCGCGCCGCGTACTCCCACTGTGCCTCGGTGGGCAGGTCGAGCCCATACACGTCACAGTAGGCCTTCGCACCATGCCAAGACACTTCCACCATTGGGCGACGTCCCATCCAGCCCAGCCCGTCCCTCGGGCGCCAACTGCCTGCCACAGCCTCGATCCCGAGGGTGAGGGCGTCTAGACAGATGAGGCGATTGAGTTCCACGGCAGTCTTCGTCTTCCCGTGGCCATTCAGGAAACGCGCATACTGCTCGTTCGTTACTTGGCACCTCCCGAGCCAGAAGCCCCTCGTTATGTGGACTTGGTGGGCTGGCTGCTCCTCTTCTAGATCCTCTGCGCTTGCTCCTAGATTCGTCACAGCATACGCGGCGTCGTCATCGGTGGTGCCCATCATGAACCCTCCCGGCGGGACCCAGACCATGGGGCCGCCGTCGGGGCCGGTGATCTGCTCCCCCGCTTGCGCGCCCGGGCGCTCCCACGGCCTCTCGCTACCCTCCACGCAAGTCTCAGCGGTGCCTTCGAGTGCAGGTGGAGGTGTGCCTGTCGCCGGGCGCACTGCCGCCTCGGCTTTCCCAACGACCTCATCAGGCAGTGGAGCGGTGCCCTTCGGTGCGTCCACACGTCTGCCGAATAGGCGGGACCAGATGCTCATAGGTAGGTACTCACACCTTCCTCGACGTCACTCAGATCGAACGGTGTCGTCTCTTTGTGGGCTGAACGGCCGGCCATCCGCACCACACGTTCGCGGCCAAAAGAAGAAGCACCTTCTGTGGAGCGTGGTGCCCCTCCTGAAG is part of the bacterium genome and encodes:
- a CDS encoding formylglycine-generating enzyme family protein, which codes for MVWVPPGGFMMGTTDDDAAYAVTNLGASAEDLEEEQPAHQVHITRGFWLGRCQVTNEQYARFLNGHGKTKTAVELNRLICLDALTLGIEAVAGSWRPRDGLGWMGRRPMVEVSWHGAKAYCDVYGLDLPTEAQWEYAARGQQGLRYPWGPEWNPLKCCNNENKGTGYPRMMEVGSCPAGDSWCGACDMGGNVVVWCADWYGCYASSPEDDPAGPDAGEFRVVRGGAWDAYPNYCRAALRRGRLPDARDCGLGFRVCSSPKSP